The uncultured Bacteroides sp. DNA segment GGTTTCGCAAGCTACTTTAGAACTGGGGTCGTAAGCCAACAGCTCGTCAAGTACAGCGTCCGATATTTGATCGGCCACTTTGTCGGGGTGTCCTTCAGACACCGATTCGGATGTGAATAAATATCCCATAACTAAATTATGAATTGTGATTTATAAACTTAGAATGTAAGACAAGGAGAGTAGAGATGCGCAGACAGACGAGAATGTTTGTTTTAGCATTTTTTTCTGTGGTTGCAAGCTACTCAAATCTTTCCACATTTCATTTCAGGGGACAAAGATAAGGATTATTGAGAAAACAAACAGTATTCTTGTTCTATAAATATTTTATTTTTGAGAAAAAGCGAGAAGTTCAAGCAAAGCCTTCATTGTTTGATGCAAAGATGGATGTATCAGACTTGGGGCAATTTCAGCCAACGGCTCCATCACAAAAAGCCGCTGAGCCATTAAAGGGTGAGGAAGAACCAGTTCCTCAGTATTTAACAACAAATTATCATAAAGCAGCAGATCAATGTCAATCAAACGGTCGGAATAAACACCGTCAACCGACTTATGGGTGCGCCCCATCTGTAATTCAATCTGTTTGGCTTCATGCAAAACAGCTATGGGAGAAAAGGATGTTTCCACACAGACCGCCGCATTAAGAAAAGAGTTTTCAGAGTCGAATCCCCAAGGAGTAGTCACATAAAAAGCGGACAGAGAAATTACCTTCCCTATCCGCTCTTCTATATTTTGCACTGCACAGCGAAGATTTTGTTCCTTATCACCCAGATTGGTGCCCAGACCCAAATATACTTTCGCCATTATTTCCTTATTTATCCAGAATCAACATAGCATCGCCATACGTACCGAAACGATAATCTTCCTTCAAAGCCACTTGATAAGCATCCATCACCTGATCATAGCCACCAAATGCCGCAGTAATCATCAGTAAGGTAGAGAGTGGCATGTGAAAATTGGATATCATACTATTAGCTACAGTAAATTCATAGGGAGGGAAGATGAATTTATTCGTCCATCCTTCGAACACTTTTAAATGACCATCTGTACTTACCGCACTTTCTATGGCACGCATCACCGTAGTTCCTACCGCACAAATGTTATGTCCACCATCTTTAGCATTGTTTACAATATTAATGGCTTCTTCCGTAACAAACATCTGCTCTGAATCCATCTTGTGTTTGGTCAAATCTTCCACGTCAATATCGCGGAAGTTACCCAACCCTGCATGCATGGTAACAAAAGCGAAATCTATACCTTTAATTTCCAAACGCTTCATTAGTTCGCGACTAAAGTGCAAATTGGCCGTAGGCGCCGTAACAGCACCTTCGTTCTTAGCAAAAATAGATTGAAAACGTTCAGCATCCTCCTCTTCCACAGGACGCTTAATGATGCTATGAGGCAGAGGCGTTTCGCCCAGAGCATATAGCGACTTCTTAAACTCATCATGAGGACCGTCATAAAGAAAACGGAGCGTCCGACCACGCGAAGTGGTGTTATCAATCACCTCGGCAACCATCGAATCATCTTCTCCGAAATAAAGCTTATTCCCGATACGGATCTTACGAGCCGGATCAACCAACACATCCCATAGTCGAAGGTCTGAATTCAACTCACGCAGCAAAAAGACCTCAATCTTCGCACCTGTTTTTTCCTTATTGCCATACAAGCGGGCAGGAAATACCTTCGTATCATTGAAGATAAAGACATCCTTATCATCGAAATAGCCTAGAATATCTTTGAACGTTTTATGTTCTATTTCTCCAGTGTTTTTATGTAGCACCATCAGGCGCGACTCATCTCTGTACTTTGCAGGATGCAAAGCAATCTTCTCTTCGGGTAGCTTAAATTTAAATTGCGACAGTTTCATATTATGGCTGTTTATTCGTTTTAATTCTCTTCTTCAATAACCTGGTGATCGAGCCACTCAGGAAAGTTATCAGGGGCAAGACAGTGGGCCAATGTCACTTCCCCCACTCGTGTGCGTATCAACCCGGTCAAATGAGCCCCGCTATTTAAGGCTTCACCTATATCGCGTGCCAAAGCACGAATATAGGTACCTTTACTACAGACAACACGAATTTTTATATCGGGCAAGTTGCATTCGAGCAACTCTATCTCATCTATAACAAGTGTCTTCGGTTTCAGTTCTACTTCTTTGCCTTTTCTTGCAAGATCATAAGCGCGAGCACCATCTACCTTACAAGCGGAAAAGACAGGAGGTATCTGTTGAATCTCTCCAATAAAGCGCGCCAAAGCCTCTTTCACCAATTCCGGAGTGATATGCTCCGTGGGGTAAGTTGCATCTATCTCTTTCTCAAGATCAAACGAAGGGGTCGTTGCCCCTAGCTGAATGGTCGCTATATACTCTTTGGTTTGATACTGAAACTCTTCTATTCTCTTCGTGGCTTTACCTGTACAGATAATCATCACTCCTGTAGCCAATGGATCTAACGTTCCGGCATGGCCAACTTTCAATTTCTTCATTTTCAATTTACGGTTCAAGTGAAAACGTACTCGCGCTACGAGATTGAAAGACGTCCACTGCAACGGTTTATTAAAATAGAGAACTTCTCCTTCTTTAAAATTCATCAAACAATTTCTAAGTTATGACCCAACATCAACATCACAAGAATCGCCCCACCAACAATAATACGGTAATAGCCAAAAGCCTTAAATCCGTATTTCGTAACAAAGCTGATAAAGAATTTAATGGCTAACAAAGCAACAATAAATGCCACAATGTTGCCAATGATAAGTGCGGCCAAGTTATCCATTAACACTTGTGCCCCACCATTCATAAACAACTTGACCACTTTATAGCCAGTGGCTGCAAACATCGTTGGAACGGCCAAGAAAAAAGAAAATTCAGCAGCATCTTTACGAGTCATCTTTTGTGCCATACCCCCTACAATAGTGGCCATCGAACGAGAAACTCCCGGTATCATGGCAATACACTGAAACAGGCCTATATTAAATGCTTTTTTCTCCGTTAACTCTATATTTTCATCTCCTTTCGAGAATATCTTATCACAGAAAAGCATGAAGATACCGCCAAGTACAAGCATTACTGCTACCACCGCTACACTTTCGAGCATTTCATCAATCTTATCGCTAAATAAGAAACCGAAAAAAGCAGCCGGGATAAAAGCAACAAGCAACTTCCAGTAAAAATCAAACTTATATAGGAAACGCTTTGTATAGATCTTGCAGCGAACGCCAAATGCCTCTCCAGCTACCACTTCAGGATCAAAGATGCGGCATTCTTTCAATTTGAAGAATCGTTTCCAATACAAGCAAACCACAGATAGAATAGCACCAAACTGAATGATAACAGTGAATGCCTTCACAAATTCTGTGCTCTGCACGCCAAGCATGGCTTGCGCAATAATCATGTGCCCGGTAGAAGAAACCGGAAGGAATTCCGTCAACCCTTCAACTATTGCTATAATGATCGTTTGTAGTATAGTTAAATCGCCCATTTCTTACTCTTTCGTTTTAGGTTTGCGCAATACGGCATAGATCATAAAAACAAAACCAAACAAGCAAACCACCGGAGCTACCTTAATGCGACGAACGCTGAAGATATCCGGTTCAAAAACAGACTCTGTTGAAGATGGACCCGCCATCAGCACAAAACCCAAAATAACAATCACCATGCCGATAGCCAACAAAATAAAGTTTGTCTTATCGAAAGCGAACTTCTGTTTATCCACCATTTTATTTATGTTTTTAAGTTTTCTATTTATATATAGTATAAGGAACTGGCCTTCATGCGCAAGTACTTATTAATGGAAAGATAAGCACACAAAAATGTGATAATCACTCCAAAGGCTAACACGGAAAGAGAGACCAGCAGCATTACTTCGGGAGTGATCACACGAATCAGCTCCGGCTCGTAAGATACCAAAGAGTAGGCGGTTCCCATCAAAATAGCATCGGCAATGACAGCAGCCAACACACCACTCCAAATATTCCGAGTCAGGAAAGGTTTGCGGATAAAACTCCAACTTGCACCAACCAGCTTCATCGTATGAATGAGAAAACGCTTGGAGTAGATGGCCAGACGAATCGTATTGTTTATCAAAGCAAAAGAGATAAACGTAAGCACCACCGCCAGTACCAGTAATACTAAACTAATATTGCGTATATTTTCATTCACTGCGTCTATCAGATCTCTTTGATAAAGCACATCTTGTATATTCGTATTCTTTTTTATACTCTTCTCTATCTTAGCAATGCTGTCCGAATTAGCATAGTCAGAGTGCAACTTAACCTCTATGGATGCAGTAAAAGGATTATATCCCAAAAATTCTTCAGGGTTGGTGCCCATCGCTTCCGACTGTTCCTTGAGTGCCTGACTTTTTGAGATATAGACAGACTCTTTCACGAAAGGCTCTTCATTCAGACTTTTTTGCAATTTTATGATATCAGACTCCTTCATCTCATCACTGATAAGAACGGAGAAATTAATATTTTCGCGCACATAGACGGAAAGATTGTTCGCCGTCAACACAAAGAAAACAACTAGCCCAAGCAACAACAACACAAGCATGGTGCTGATACTTGAAGTTATAAACTGCATATCAAAATAAGAAATCGAATTATTTCTACTTTTACTTTTCATTATCGCTTCTTCCTGAATACATAAATCATTGAACTACTTCTCTCCTTTTTTGCCAGCGCACTAAACCAAGCAAGTGAACCGACTAGCATTCCTCTTAAAAAAGAAGAGGAATTGCCTCGATACTTTTCACTTAACATGGATACATAAAAGGCATCAAAAGGCATTGGGTGCCTGGCAGCAAGTATAAACCCATGTTTTGCTCCCCATTGCTGCATAGTAGCGGGAGTAAAATGCCACAAATGGCGGGGAACATCATAAGCAGCCCAATGTTCGGCATATTTTTCGGCATCGTAAGACGCACAATTAGGCACGGCAACCACAAGTACACCTCTATCAGTAAGAAGTTCGGAAACGCGTTGCCAAGTCTCTCCCAAATGCTCTAAATGCTCCATCACATGCCAAAGAGTTATCACATCAAATCCTCCTGACGGAAGATCGTTCAACGCCTCCTCATCTTTTACATCCAGCAGAAAATGCTCTTTCGCAAATGCACGGGCAGACGCATTCTTCTCAATAGCTTCCACCTCCCAGCCTCGCAATTGCATCGCATTGGCGAAATAGCCGGTTCCTGTACCGATATCGAGTATCTTTCCTGAGCGTCGACGGGTTTCTTTAAGTACCAACTGAGCTTTTTTATTCAACATGTGTCTCCGCACGTAATGATAAATAAAGTTCATCGCCCCCTT contains these protein-coding regions:
- a CDS encoding class I SAM-dependent methyltransferase yields the protein MNRLIIDTCPLCGGTHIKHFITCTDFYASGEQFELFRCDDCRFTFTQGFPVENEIGKYYETPDYISHSDTKKGAMNFIYHYVRRHMLNKKAQLVLKETRRRSGKILDIGTGTGYFANAMQLRGWEVEAIEKNASARAFAKEHFLLDVKDEEALNDLPSGGFDVITLWHVMEHLEHLGETWQRVSELLTDRGVLVVAVPNCASYDAEKYAEHWAAYDVPRHLWHFTPATMQQWGAKHGFILAARHPMPFDAFYVSMLSEKYRGNSSSFLRGMLVGSLAWFSALAKKERSSSMIYVFRKKR
- the folK gene encoding 2-amino-4-hydroxy-6-hydroxymethyldihydropteridine diphosphokinase, whose product is MAKVYLGLGTNLGDKEQNLRCAVQNIEERIGKVISLSAFYVTTPWGFDSENSFLNAAVCVETSFSPIAVLHEAKQIELQMGRTHKSVDGVYSDRLIDIDLLLYDNLLLNTEELVLPHPLMAQRLFVMEPLAEIAPSLIHPSLHQTMKALLELLAFSQK
- a CDS encoding permease-like cell division protein FtsX, producing the protein MKSKSRNNSISYFDMQFITSSISTMLVLLLLGLVVFFVLTANNLSVYVRENINFSVLISDEMKESDIIKLQKSLNEEPFVKESVYISKSQALKEQSEAMGTNPEEFLGYNPFTASIEVKLHSDYANSDSIAKIEKSIKKNTNIQDVLYQRDLIDAVNENIRNISLVLLVLAVVLTFISFALINNTIRLAIYSKRFLIHTMKLVGASWSFIRKPFLTRNIWSGVLAAVIADAILMGTAYSLVSYEPELIRVITPEVMLLVSLSVLAFGVIITFLCAYLSINKYLRMKASSLYYI
- a CDS encoding undecaprenyl-diphosphate phosphatase; translated protein: MGDLTILQTIIIAIVEGLTEFLPVSSTGHMIIAQAMLGVQSTEFVKAFTVIIQFGAILSVVCLYWKRFFKLKECRIFDPEVVAGEAFGVRCKIYTKRFLYKFDFYWKLLVAFIPAAFFGFLFSDKIDEMLESVAVVAVMLVLGGIFMLFCDKIFSKGDENIELTEKKAFNIGLFQCIAMIPGVSRSMATIVGGMAQKMTRKDAAEFSFFLAVPTMFAATGYKVVKLFMNGGAQVLMDNLAALIIGNIVAFIVALLAIKFFISFVTKYGFKAFGYYRIIVGGAILVMLMLGHNLEIV
- a CDS encoding DUF3098 domain-containing protein encodes the protein MVDKQKFAFDKTNFILLAIGMVIVILGFVLMAGPSSTESVFEPDIFSVRRIKVAPVVCLFGFVFMIYAVLRKPKTKE
- the truB gene encoding tRNA pseudouridine(55) synthase TruB; translated protein: MNFKEGEVLYFNKPLQWTSFNLVARVRFHLNRKLKMKKLKVGHAGTLDPLATGVMIICTGKATKRIEEFQYQTKEYIATIQLGATTPSFDLEKEIDATYPTEHITPELVKEALARFIGEIQQIPPVFSACKVDGARAYDLARKGKEVELKPKTLVIDEIELLECNLPDIKIRVVCSKGTYIRALARDIGEALNSGAHLTGLIRTRVGEVTLAHCLAPDNFPEWLDHQVIEEEN
- the queA gene encoding tRNA preQ1(34) S-adenosylmethionine ribosyltransferase-isomerase QueA, encoding MKLSQFKFKLPEEKIALHPAKYRDESRLMVLHKNTGEIEHKTFKDILGYFDDKDVFIFNDTKVFPARLYGNKEKTGAKIEVFLLRELNSDLRLWDVLVDPARKIRIGNKLYFGEDDSMVAEVIDNTTSRGRTLRFLYDGPHDEFKKSLYALGETPLPHSIIKRPVEEEDAERFQSIFAKNEGAVTAPTANLHFSRELMKRLEIKGIDFAFVTMHAGLGNFRDIDVEDLTKHKMDSEQMFVTEEAINIVNNAKDGGHNICAVGTTVMRAIESAVSTDGHLKVFEGWTNKFIFPPYEFTVANSMISNFHMPLSTLLMITAAFGGYDQVMDAYQVALKEDYRFGTYGDAMLILDK